Within Komagataeibacter sp. FNDCR2, the genomic segment CTTTACGCCCCCGATCTTTCAGCCGGTTGCTGGTGCTTGAGGCGGAACGCATCCTGAAGGTGCTGGGGGCCGAGACAAGGGTGTTCGATCCGACCGGCTTGCCGATAGCGGATTCCGTACCCGCAACCCATCCGAAAGTGCAGGATCTGCGGGAACTGTCGATCTGGTCGGAAGGCCAGGTCTGGTGCAGCCCCGAACGGCACGGCAACATTACCGCCGTGTTCAAGAACCAGATCGACTGGTTGCCATTGTCCGAAGGCTCGATCCGTCCGACGCAGGGCCGCACGCTGGCGGTCATGCAGGTCTCAGGCGGATCGCAGAGCTTCAATTCCGTCAATGCGCTGCGGGTTCTGGGCCGGTGGATGCGGATGTTCACCATCCCCAACCAGTCCAGCGTGCCAATGGCCTATACGCAGTTCGGTGACGATGACCGCATGAAGCCGTCCCCCCTCTATGACCGGATGGCGGATGTCATGGAGGAACTGATGAAGTTCACATGGCTGCTGCGCGACCGGGCCTACTACCTCGTGGACCGCTATAGCGAACGGAAGACGGAATTCCGTCTCCCGGAAAGCCTGTGAGCCGGGCAATGGCGGAACAGTTCGATGTTGTGATCGTGGACGGTGGTCAGGCGGCACTCGCCGCGTCGTATTTTCTACGACGGACCGGGCTGCGTTACGTCATTCTCGATAACGGGACCCAGGCAGGCGGTGCATGGGTGCATGGCTGGGACTCCCTGCATCTGTTCTCGCCCGCGTCCTACAGTTCGCTGCCCGGCTGGCCGATGCCCGACACGTCGGA encodes:
- the arsH gene encoding arsenical resistance protein ArsH, which encodes MTEPDLPALHPEYLERVDLARLEPQPHVDHPPRILLLYGSLRPRSFSRLLVLEAERILKVLGAETRVFDPTGLPIADSVPATHPKVQDLRELSIWSEGQVWCSPERHGNITAVFKNQIDWLPLSEGSIRPTQGRTLAVMQVSGGSQSFNSVNALRVLGRWMRMFTIPNQSSVPMAYTQFGDDDRMKPSPLYDRMADVMEELMKFTWLLRDRAYYLVDRYSERKTEFRLPESL